A genomic segment from Diadema setosum chromosome 11, eeDiaSeto1, whole genome shotgun sequence encodes:
- the LOC140234881 gene encoding uncharacterized protein → MRVGRSTTRRRFIFLLVAINGFVLYLNFKWITLDSLKAYSEDFTANFRNLRLLDSNYLDEWTGTRNHEAKERPKEGARPAFVWEKVENLHLALPAYEKMRHTLSRLQDYQFLFSKRVKQLGISQEMLTFKSIAWEGDVDRLKDIYIDVLETNRSIKIGLLAGGISSQTICPERACLHIDHVKTWFETILQTTVTLHNAALPFASSDYFAWCAEPHLDVDDMDIIVWELATEDFNMQSTIDKQRYDHAAQPQELLTRWLKSLPSKPFLMYVNFLSAENIRNRDCVNSEYYAGRHLCRHYNITSVSWCAAVCQSLWQLGFTPAELIHSGNLLSERAHEQAAFFTINFLKRVLKSVAVHHMNLTRTNEEYLHRLIFLHDDFVANSKLKVNPKGQSAAQLSIDANMGKGEQIKRSNSSSVVNGSSNGDLNSNSKTNASHASTGESGVNKSLRETRVVNYTTKLVQFKNRTLTMKSRFPARWIYNSVCLPLSQPQFVPHHALSLLRNDGWEESISDRENWFTSTGSQQILEVVLDIAPASENRSSVIALAAMACDYCGQALAWLDQEFDHAVLVGGKWPGHAFRVVELMTDVVPGRHVFSLKSLEDKPFKLAAVMTAHKDKLKF, encoded by the coding sequence ATGAGGGTTGGACGATCAACCACACGACGTCGGTTCATATTCCTGCTCGTCGCCATCAACGGCTTCGTCCTCTATCTCAACTTCAAGTGGATCACTCTGGACTCTCTGAAGGCATACTCCGAAGACTTCACCGCCAACTTCAGAAATCTCCGCCTCCTAGACTCCAACTACCTAGATGAATGGACAGGGACGAGGAATCACGAGGCCAAGGAGCGACCGAAAGAGGGCGCTAGACCAGCCTTTGTTTGGGAGAAAGTTGAGAATCTCCATCTGGCTCTACCAGCGTATGAGAAGATGCGGCATACATTATCACGGCTGCAGGACTACCAGTTTCTCTTCTCCAAGAGGGTCAAGCAGTTGGGCATCTCGCAGGAAATGCTGACTTTCAAGTCCATCGCGTGGGAAGGGGACGTCGACAGACTGAAAGACATCTACATCGATGTCCTGGAGACAAATCGAAGCATCAAGATCGGACTGCTCGCTGGTGGCATTTCGAGTCAGACTATCTGTCCCGAGAGGGCGTGCTTGCACATCGATCACGTCAAGACTTGGTTTGAGACGATCCTGCAGACTACGGTGACTCTCCACAACGCCGCCTTGCCCTTCGCTAGCAGCGACTACTTCGCCTGGTGCGCGGAGCCGCATCTCGACGTCGACGATATGGACATCATCGTTTGGGAGCTCGCCACGGAAGACTTCAACATGCAATCGACCATCGACAAGCAGCGGTATGACCATGCCGCCCAACCTCAGGAGCTCCTCACGCGATGGCTGAAGTCGCTGCCGTCCAAACCCTTCCTCATGTACGTCAACTTCCTGTCGGCTGAGAACATCCGGAACCGTGACTGCGTCAACTCTGAGTACTACGCTGGCCGCCATCTCTGCCGCCACTACAACATCACCTCGGTGAGCTGGTGCGCTGCTGTCTGCCAAAGTCTCTGGCAGCTTGGGTTCACTCCGGCTGAGCTCATCCACTCCGGGAACCTTCTCAGCGAGCGAGCCCACGAGCAGGCCGCCTTCTTCACCATCAACTTCCTGAAGCGCGTCCTCAAGTCTGTGGCCGTGCATCATATGAACCTGACACGGACCAACGAAGAGTACCTGCATAGACTCATCTTCCTGCACGACGACTTCGTAGCCAACTCCAAGCTCAAAGTCAATCCGAAAGGCCAATCAGCAGCGCAATTGAGTATCGACGCAAATATGGGCAAAGGCGAACAAATCAAGCGGTCTAACAGTAGTAGCGTGGTCAACGGCAGCAGTAACGGTGACTTGAATTCAAATTCCAAGACAAATGCTTCTCATGCGTCGACGGGGGAAAGTGGCGTGAACAAAAGCTTGAGGGAAACACGTGTCGTAAACTATACTACGAAGTTGGTACAATTCAAAAACAGAACGTTGACAATGAAATCGCGCTTTCCGGCACGCTGGATTTACAACTCTGTGTGCTTGCCGCTGTCGCAGCCACAATTTGTGCCGCATCACGCCCTCTCCCTGCTCAGGAACGACGGCTGGGAGGAGAGCATCTCCGATCGCGAGAACTGGTTCACCAGCACCGGCTCGCAGCAGATTCTCGAGGTCGTCCTCGATATCGCACCGGCGTCGGAGAACAGGAGCAGCGTCATCGCGCTGGCCGCCATGGCCTGCGACTATTGCGGACAGGCGCTTGCCTGGCTCGACCAGGAATTCGACCACGCCGTGCTAGTCGGCGGCAAGTGGCCCGGTCACGCGTTCCGGGTGGTGGAACTCATGACTGATGTCGTCCCCGGGAGGCATGTGTTCAGTCTGAAAAGTTTGGAAGACAAGCCTTTTAAACTTGCCGCCGTCATGACAGCACATAAAGACAAGTTAAAGTTCTAG